From the Paenibacillus sp. FSL H8-0548 genome, one window contains:
- a CDS encoding GTP-binding protein: MTVNKIPVTVLSGYLGAGKTTIMNHVLNNRDGLKVAVIVNDLSELNIDASLIKEGSSLSRTDEKLVEMSNGCICCTLREDLLKEVETLAKENRFDYILIESTGVGEPVPVAQTFTYLDEEQGIDLSQFCKLDCMVTVVDAYRFWHDYSSGETLLERSQAVDEEDTREVVDLLIDQIEFCDVLILNKCDLVGEEELAELEGVLRTLQPRAKFIRSSKGQIDPKDILNTSLFDFEEASQSAGWMRELAAPSHTPETEEYGISSFVYERTKPFHPQRLMGWMEEWPEEIVRAKGMVWLATRNDYAQSLSQAGPSIQFGPAGQWTAALPEAEQEAVLQEEPELADLWDEKYGDRVNKVVFIGIEMNRTKLIDSLDSCLLSDGELLQDWNDFTDEFPNAMDEQLETTLH, from the coding sequence ATGACAGTAAATAAAATTCCAGTAACCGTTTTAAGCGGTTATTTAGGAGCGGGCAAAACTACAATTATGAATCATGTTCTAAATAACCGGGATGGACTTAAGGTAGCTGTCATTGTTAACGATTTAAGTGAATTGAATATTGATGCGAGCTTGATCAAGGAAGGCAGCAGCTTATCACGTACAGACGAGAAGCTTGTTGAGATGTCTAATGGCTGTATATGCTGCACGCTGCGGGAGGATTTACTGAAGGAAGTCGAAACGCTGGCAAAGGAAAATCGATTTGATTATATATTAATTGAATCGACAGGTGTTGGAGAGCCGGTGCCCGTAGCTCAGACCTTTACTTATCTTGACGAAGAACAGGGCATTGATTTATCACAATTTTGCAAGCTGGATTGCATGGTTACGGTAGTTGATGCGTATCGTTTTTGGCATGATTATTCATCTGGCGAGACGCTGCTGGAGCGAAGCCAAGCCGTTGACGAGGAGGATACACGCGAGGTGGTTGATCTCCTCATTGATCAAATTGAGTTTTGTGATGTGCTGATTTTGAACAAATGTGATCTTGTCGGCGAAGAGGAATTAGCGGAGCTGGAGGGGGTACTTCGAACGCTGCAGCCGCGTGCAAAGTTCATTCGCAGCTCTAAGGGACAAATTGATCCGAAAGATATTTTAAACACATCCTTGTTCGACTTCGAGGAGGCGAGCCAATCGGCTGGATGGATGAGGGAGCTGGCAGCACCGTCGCATACGCCAGAAACTGAGGAGTACGGCATTTCTTCCTTCGTTTATGAGCGGACGAAACCTTTTCATCCACAGCGGCTTATGGGATGGATGGAGGAATGGCCGGAGGAAATCGTCCGCGCGAAGGGAATGGTATGGCTGGCAACGCGCAATGATTATGCTCAAAGCTTAAGCCAAGCAGGCCCTTCCATTCAATTTGGCCCAGCCGGTCAATGGACGGCTGCCTTGCCTGAAGCGGAGCAGGAAGCAGTACTTCAAGAGGAGCCGGAGCTTGCTGATCTTTGGGATGAAAAGTATGGTGATCGTGTCAATAAAGTTGTATTTATCGGTATTGAAATGAATCGCACAAAGCTGATTGACTCGCTCGATAGCTGCTTGCTTAGCGATGGAGAGCTGCTGCAGGATTGGAATGACTTTACCGATGAATTCCCAAATGCGATGGACGAACAGCTGGAAACAACTCTTCATTGA
- a CDS encoding LacI family DNA-binding transcriptional regulator: MGKEINSTEIARLAGVSRSTVSRVINNYANVPEKTKQKVLKIIQQYNYYPNLSAQVLAGKRTRTIGLFMVDAGCVSGDSISSLLLARIIDSASSQGYYVLTHIVRDMREAEEIRTIKESFYQRRIDGGIFIGAANHEPLIEELIAEGFMAAIVDQHLPGRTEANRIVFNFDNETGVGLAIDYLVSLGHKRIGMINGDMNRYSGSSKLRSFQAVMARHQLPLVTKWMLPGDFNEASGYKAMNDLLQSRQELPTALFAANDSVAFGAIRALKEHGIRVPEQLSVIGFDDHTRSAYHSPALTTIRVGFADMMDKLAKTLISSIEKGTEHFQTFSASTELIIRDSCQRLPAEL, encoded by the coding sequence TTGGGCAAGGAAATCAACAGTACGGAAATTGCGAGGCTGGCAGGCGTGTCCAGAAGCACAGTCAGCCGCGTAATTAACAATTATGCTAATGTCCCCGAGAAGACAAAGCAAAAGGTATTAAAAATTATTCAGCAATACAACTATTATCCCAACCTGTCTGCTCAAGTGCTGGCTGGCAAGCGCACGAGAACGATCGGCTTATTCATGGTCGATGCAGGCTGCGTATCAGGTGACAGCATCTCTAGTTTGCTGCTCGCACGTATTATTGATAGCGCTTCCTCACAGGGCTACTATGTGCTGACGCATATCGTCCGTGATATGAGAGAGGCGGAGGAGATAAGGACGATTAAAGAAAGCTTTTATCAGCGAAGAATTGATGGTGGCATATTTATTGGGGCTGCCAATCATGAGCCGCTAATCGAGGAGCTGATCGCAGAAGGTTTTATGGCAGCGATTGTGGATCAGCACTTGCCAGGGCGGACCGAGGCGAACCGCATCGTATTTAACTTTGACAATGAAACGGGTGTAGGACTGGCGATTGATTATTTGGTTAGTCTGGGTCATAAGCGAATCGGCATGATTAATGGGGATATGAACCGTTACTCTGGTTCATCGAAGCTAAGAAGCTTCCAGGCGGTGATGGCGAGGCATCAATTGCCGCTCGTCACGAAGTGGATGCTGCCAGGAGATTTTAACGAAGCGAGCGGCTATAAGGCGATGAACGATTTATTGCAGTCGAGGCAGGAGCTGCCGACAGCGTTATTCGCAGCCAATGACAGCGTAGCTTTCGGGGCTATTCGGGCACTGAAGGAGCACGGGATACGTGTGCCGGAGCAGCTTTCGGTGATCGGCTTCGACGATCACACTCGAAGCGCTTACCATAGTCCGGCTTTAACGACTATACGTGTCGGTTTTGCAGATATGATGGATAAATTGGCGAAAACCTTAATTTCAAGCATAGAGAAGGGCACAGAACATTTTCAAACCTTTTCGGCAAGTACGGAGCTCATTATTCGTGATTCCTGTCAAAGGCTGCCTGCGGAGTTGTAG
- a CDS encoding helix-turn-helix domain-containing protein codes for MSTQHQITRPFTIGTSSDFNAHVPYHTHFHYEIYYFHSGKVNYLINDRIHVLEPGDLLLMHGMTLHSAHVDPSVEYHRSTLHFDPFYFKHFIQPPFAADLLEPFEKLKNVKLQLQGEEQAEVEACFLKLKELYALPDSFSQQRFQARLLDLLILINQLCEKPLKDKPTFPSSKERHVQDIISYLESHYSEDITLEGIQASLHLSKFYLSKTFKEVTGNTIFQFLMLRRIYQAKIELIDGNQPITDIGYEVGFKHPSHFSRAFKLHTSLTPEQYRKQHQLHPIDLNKL; via the coding sequence ATGAGCACACAGCACCAAATCACTAGACCTTTCACAATTGGAACGAGCTCAGACTTTAATGCTCATGTTCCTTACCATACCCATTTTCACTATGAAATTTATTATTTCCATAGCGGCAAAGTGAACTATCTCATCAATGACCGTATTCATGTGCTGGAGCCTGGCGACCTTTTGCTTATGCATGGGATGACACTGCACTCGGCCCATGTTGATCCGAGTGTCGAGTATCATCGCTCCACGCTTCACTTTGATCCATTTTATTTCAAGCATTTTATCCAGCCTCCTTTTGCAGCCGACTTGCTTGAGCCATTCGAGAAGCTGAAAAACGTTAAATTACAGCTTCAAGGAGAGGAACAGGCTGAGGTTGAAGCATGCTTTCTCAAGCTAAAGGAACTTTACGCCCTACCTGACTCCTTCTCGCAGCAGCGCTTTCAGGCAAGGCTGCTCGACTTGCTTATTTTGATTAATCAGCTATGCGAGAAGCCGCTTAAGGACAAACCAACCTTTCCATCGTCCAAAGAGCGTCATGTACAAGATATTATCTCCTATTTAGAAAGCCATTATAGTGAAGATATTACGCTTGAAGGCATTCAAGCCTCACTGCATCTCAGCAAGTTTTATTTGTCCAAAACATTCAAAGAGGTTACTGGCAATACGATCTTTCAATTTCTAATGCTGCGCCGCATTTATCAAGCCAAAATCGAGCTGATTGATGGTAATCAACCGATTACCGATATCGGCTACGAGGTCGGCTTTAAACATCCCTCTCATTTCAGCCGCGCCTTCAAACTGCATACCTCTCTTACTCCAGAGCAATACCGCAAACAGCATCAGCTTCATCCCATCGACTTAAACAAGCTCTAA
- the rpmG gene encoding 50S ribosomal protein L33 produces MRVLVTLACTETGDRNYTTTKNKRTTPERLEVRKYSPRLKRVTVHRETR; encoded by the coding sequence GTGAGAGTATTAGTGACGCTTGCATGTACAGAAACGGGTGACCGCAACTATACAACAACAAAAAATAAAAGAACGACGCCGGAGCGGCTTGAGGTAAGGAAATATAGTCCGCGTCTTAAAAGAGTAACCGTGCATAGAGAAACGAGATAA
- a CDS encoding SDR family oxidoreductase, translating to MNILITGANRGLGLALAREACKRGHHVLTGVRSPGSSAEGLQELLTSFPEQVTILPLDVTDENSVGYAYGQVSGRLDSLDAVINSAAILLGRDQKLEQLDLEQVEQSFQTNLYGPIVVLKHFLPLLRKGERQCIINISSEAGSFAGAYGGDYSYALSKSALNMFSAQLRRELEPQGFVVHALHPGWIKTDMGGDQAPGDAASSAAGILNIVERKTLADTLFIDHEGNPMSI from the coding sequence ATGAACATACTGATAACAGGTGCAAATAGAGGCCTCGGCTTGGCGCTTGCTCGTGAGGCATGTAAGCGCGGACATCATGTACTTACTGGCGTTCGGAGCCCAGGCTCGTCTGCGGAAGGTTTGCAGGAGCTGCTGACAAGCTTTCCAGAACAAGTGACGATTTTGCCGCTTGATGTGACGGATGAAAATTCTGTTGGGTACGCGTATGGGCAAGTCAGTGGTCGGCTCGACAGCTTGGATGCTGTCATTAATAGTGCGGCGATATTGCTTGGCAGGGATCAAAAGCTGGAGCAGCTTGATTTGGAGCAGGTGGAGCAGTCCTTCCAGACTAATTTGTACGGTCCAATTGTGGTGCTAAAGCATTTCTTGCCGCTGCTCCGCAAAGGGGAACGCCAATGCATTATTAATATCAGCTCTGAAGCGGGCAGCTTTGCAGGCGCTTATGGCGGCGATTATTCCTATGCCCTTTCGAAGTCGGCACTTAATATGTTCTCGGCACAGCTAAGGCGGGAGCTTGAGCCTCAAGGCTTTGTCGTTCATGCGCTTCATCCGGGCTGGATAAAAACAGATATGGGCGGTGATCAGGCACCAGGAGATGCGGCAAGCTCGGCTGCTGGTATTCTGAACATTGTAGAGAGGAAGACGTTAGCAGACACATTGTTCATTGATCATGAAGGAAATCCGATGTCCATATAA
- a CDS encoding Gfo/Idh/MocA family oxidoreductase has protein sequence MKIVRLGIIGLGNMGKGHIGYILKGEVSGVEITAVSDSLESNLQWAKEKLGDQVGLYADPYEMMDSGLIDGVLIATPHFSHPELSIACFERNLHVLCEKPAGVYTKQVREMNEASSKTDVKFSMMYNQRTNPLYMKLKELIDAGELGEVKRTNWIITNWYRSQSYYDSGSWRATWAGEGGGVLLNQDPHQLDLWQWTISMMPKRVRAFCYFGKHRDIEVEDDVTAFVEYENGATGIFVTTTGEAPGTNRLEISGDRGKVVIENNELTFWRLRVPEPEFNKQFKGGFGAPECWKCEVPVTGTNPDHKGITQNWVNAILFNEPLIAPGEEGIKGLMLSNAMLLSTWTDNWVDLPIDEDLFYQHLQEKIAKSAFKKGE, from the coding sequence ATGAAGATCGTTCGTTTAGGTATTATTGGGCTAGGAAATATGGGAAAAGGTCATATTGGATACATTTTGAAAGGCGAAGTCAGTGGTGTTGAAATTACTGCGGTAAGCGACAGCTTGGAGTCGAATCTTCAATGGGCCAAGGAAAAGCTTGGTGATCAAGTGGGCTTATATGCCGATCCGTATGAAATGATGGATTCTGGTTTAATTGATGGCGTGCTTATCGCAACACCTCACTTCTCCCATCCAGAGCTTTCAATAGCATGCTTCGAACGTAATCTTCATGTGCTGTGTGAGAAGCCGGCTGGAGTATATACGAAACAGGTTCGCGAAATGAACGAAGCGAGCAGCAAAACAGATGTGAAATTCAGCATGATGTATAACCAACGGACCAATCCGCTCTATATGAAGCTGAAAGAATTAATTGATGCGGGCGAGCTAGGTGAAGTGAAGCGAACCAATTGGATTATTACAAATTGGTACCGCTCTCAAAGCTACTATGATTCGGGCTCTTGGCGTGCGACTTGGGCTGGTGAGGGCGGCGGTGTACTGCTTAATCAAGATCCGCATCAGCTTGATTTGTGGCAGTGGACGATTAGTATGATGCCGAAGCGTGTTCGCGCTTTCTGTTATTTTGGCAAGCACCGTGACATTGAGGTCGAGGATGACGTAACTGCATTTGTTGAGTATGAGAATGGGGCAACAGGTATATTCGTAACAACCACAGGCGAAGCTCCTGGTACGAATCGACTGGAAATTAGCGGGGATCGCGGGAAAGTTGTTATTGAAAATAATGAACTCACTTTTTGGAGACTGCGTGTGCCTGAGCCGGAATTTAATAAACAATTTAAAGGCGGCTTCGGAGCGCCGGAATGCTGGAAATGCGAAGTTCCGGTTACTGGCACCAACCCTGATCATAAAGGAATTACACAAAACTGGGTAAATGCGATTTTGTTTAATGAACCGTTAATTGCGCCGGGTGAGGAAGGCATTAAAGGTTTGATGCTCTCCAATGCGATGCTGCTCTCTACATGGACGGATAACTGGGTCGATCTGCCGATTGATGAGGATTTATTCTATCAGCATTTACAAGAGAAAATTGCAAAATCAGCATTTAAGAAAGGGGAGTAG
- a CDS encoding Gfo/Idh/MocA family oxidoreductase, whose amino-acid sequence MSKADGMNYAPKGKPNKVVEDGQFVIAAVSLDHGHIYGMCNGLIEAGATIKWVYDHDPARVAAFIKQYPQVQAADSEEQVLTDPEVQLVAAAAITSERGPLGVRVMRSGKHYFTDKAPFTTLEQLADARTAYAETGKKYAVYYSERLHVESAVFAGELIERGAIGRVVQVIGLGPHRLNAASRPAWFFEKEKYGGIICDIGSHQVEQFLYFTGNRNGNIVNSKVANYANKDYPELEDFGDFTVVGENGATGYFRLDWLTPSGLGTWGDGRTIILGTDGYIELRKYIDIGREKEGDQLYLVNADGEQHMQLGGKVGFPYFGQLILDCLNGTELAMTQEHAFKAAELSLLAQKNATRIE is encoded by the coding sequence ATGAGTAAAGCGGATGGTATGAATTATGCACCAAAAGGAAAACCAAACAAAGTTGTCGAGGACGGACAATTTGTTATCGCTGCAGTTAGTCTTGATCACGGACATATCTATGGCATGTGCAACGGACTTATAGAAGCAGGAGCAACGATCAAATGGGTATATGATCATGATCCGGCTAGAGTTGCAGCCTTCATTAAGCAATATCCACAGGTACAAGCAGCAGATTCAGAAGAGCAGGTTCTCACAGATCCAGAGGTTCAGCTCGTTGCGGCAGCCGCTATTACTTCGGAGCGTGGACCGCTAGGCGTTCGCGTAATGCGAAGCGGCAAGCATTATTTTACAGATAAGGCGCCGTTTACTACGCTTGAGCAGCTTGCGGATGCCCGTACAGCGTATGCGGAGACTGGGAAAAAATATGCGGTTTATTACAGTGAGCGGCTGCATGTGGAAAGCGCTGTGTTTGCTGGTGAACTGATTGAGCGTGGCGCAATTGGACGCGTCGTGCAGGTGATTGGTCTTGGACCGCATCGCTTGAACGCAGCTTCGCGCCCTGCATGGTTTTTTGAAAAGGAAAAGTATGGCGGCATTATTTGTGACATTGGTTCGCATCAAGTCGAACAGTTTCTATATTTTACAGGAAATCGCAACGGAAACATCGTGAACAGCAAGGTCGCCAATTATGCGAACAAGGATTATCCTGAGCTTGAGGATTTTGGTGATTTTACGGTTGTGGGGGAGAATGGAGCTACAGGCTACTTCCGACTGGATTGGCTTACGCCAAGTGGACTTGGCACCTGGGGCGATGGCCGGACCATCATTCTCGGTACGGATGGCTATATCGAGCTGCGCAAATATATCGATATCGGAAGAGAGAAGGAAGGCGACCAGCTGTACTTGGTGAACGCCGATGGCGAGCAGCATATGCAGCTTGGCGGCAAGGTAGGCTTTCCGTATTTCGGCCAGCTCATCCTCGACTGCTTGAATGGAACAGAGCTTGCTATGACGCAGGAGCACGCCTTTAAAGCTGCCGAGCTATCACTGCTGGCGCAGAAGAATGCTACGAGAATAGAGTAA
- a CDS encoding ThuA domain-containing protein, translating into MKTIVALVGDFYHKEELAREALLKALAASHASEQLKVHFVADTESLVSALGESPDTVILFAEDRIAPTSQPDLKWMTPVIADQIVQYVENGGSWLAWHSGLASYPVDSSYIRMLRGYFLSHPSQHELVSYTSVNAEQPQPFEIMDEHYFVHCDAERTEVFLRSSSVDGESIAGWRHPYGAGRVSCLTPAHLEEGLLNLNFLSLLKCEIEWLADVNGV; encoded by the coding sequence ATGAAAACGATCGTTGCTTTGGTAGGCGATTTCTACCATAAGGAGGAGCTTGCGCGCGAGGCGCTGCTTAAAGCTTTGGCCGCAAGTCATGCGTCTGAGCAGCTGAAGGTGCATTTTGTCGCCGACACGGAAAGCTTGGTTTCTGCGCTAGGAGAATCGCCTGACACGGTTATCTTGTTCGCAGAGGACCGTATTGCACCAACGTCGCAGCCTGATTTGAAATGGATGACCCCGGTGATAGCAGATCAGATTGTGCAATATGTGGAAAATGGCGGGAGCTGGCTGGCTTGGCATTCCGGGTTAGCGTCTTATCCTGTAGACAGCAGCTACATACGTATGCTTCGCGGTTATTTCTTATCCCATCCGAGCCAGCATGAGCTGGTGAGCTACACCTCGGTAAACGCCGAGCAGCCCCAGCCCTTTGAAATTATGGATGAGCATTATTTTGTACACTGCGATGCTGAGCGTACGGAAGTGTTTCTCCGCTCCTCTTCGGTAGATGGAGAGTCGATTGCCGGTTGGCGTCACCCCTATGGGGCAGGCAGAGTCAGCTGTCTAACGCCAGCACATCTTGAAGAGGGCTTGCTGAATTTGAATTTTTTGAGCTTGCTGAAGTGTGAGATTGAATGGTTGGCTGATGTTAATGGAGTATAA
- a CDS encoding MFS transporter yields the protein MNTNKLWSLDFIKVCLSSFFLFFSFYTLATALSGYVTTHLGGSGTQAGLAMTIFIIAAVILRPFAGHFMSRYGERKVVIISLLLFLLCSVAYLGVFGYAMLLLIRFFHGGTFAIATTSTNTTAINIIPEHRKGEGISYFSLFMSLAMVIGPFVGLSITAQGGYTAMFAICAVCALLAFVLGAWARGPSVTKEMPTQVKSKLKWGDLFERKAVPIALSGFVVAFAYSGLVTFMSVFTREQAIEQYASYFFVCFGIMIVLPRPIVGKLLDRVGEHVIVYPSIAIFAIGLVLLSAADSTVMLLVSGSIIGLGYGALLPCFQTIAVLAAPPHRRGLATATFYILFDLGYGIGSYILGFLASGYSYSLMYFLCAIIIAFSAVIYYLFHHKRKQMIASADDKAYVSS from the coding sequence ATGAATACGAACAAATTATGGAGTCTAGACTTCATAAAAGTTTGTTTAAGCAGTTTTTTTCTATTCTTTTCTTTTTACACACTCGCTACCGCCCTATCGGGTTATGTCACTACTCATCTTGGAGGAAGCGGAACACAAGCTGGTTTAGCAATGACTATATTTATCATCGCAGCAGTCATTCTTCGCCCCTTTGCTGGACATTTCATGTCTCGCTACGGTGAACGCAAGGTTGTCATTATTTCATTATTATTATTTTTATTATGCTCTGTTGCATACTTAGGCGTTTTTGGCTACGCCATGCTGTTGCTTATTCGTTTTTTTCATGGTGGAACCTTCGCCATTGCAACTACCTCCACGAATACGACCGCTATTAATATTATACCTGAGCATCGCAAAGGGGAAGGCATTAGCTATTTCAGTTTGTTTATGAGCCTCGCGATGGTCATTGGGCCATTCGTTGGATTGTCGATTACGGCACAGGGTGGCTATACTGCAATGTTCGCCATATGTGCAGTTTGCGCATTACTCGCATTTGTACTCGGTGCCTGGGCGAGAGGCCCTTCTGTCACAAAAGAAATGCCAACACAGGTGAAAAGCAAGCTAAAATGGGGCGATCTCTTCGAACGCAAGGCTGTTCCTATCGCTCTAAGTGGATTTGTTGTAGCATTCGCTTATAGCGGCTTAGTTACATTTATGTCAGTATTTACGCGTGAGCAGGCTATTGAACAATATGCTAGCTATTTCTTTGTTTGCTTTGGGATCATGATTGTTTTACCGCGTCCTATTGTTGGAAAATTGCTTGACCGAGTAGGCGAGCATGTTATCGTTTATCCAAGCATTGCTATATTCGCGATCGGCCTAGTGCTCCTTAGCGCAGCTGATTCAACGGTCATGCTGCTCGTTTCGGGCTCCATTATCGGACTTGGCTATGGCGCCCTGCTGCCTTGCTTCCAAACGATTGCAGTGTTAGCCGCCCCTCCTCACCGCAGAGGGCTCGCTACTGCAACGTTTTATATCCTATTCGATCTTGGCTACGGCATTGGCTCCTACATTCTTGGCTTTTTGGCTTCAGGCTATAGCTATAGCTTGATGTATTTCCTTTGCGCTATTATTATCGCCTTTTCTGCTGTCATCTATTATTTGTTCCATCATAAGCGCAAGCAAATGATTGCTTCCGCAGACGATAAAGCTTACGTATCTTCATAA
- a CDS encoding VOC family protein codes for MGENVLGTGVITQIGLLVNDIDEVSQAYADFFGVEKPKWFWTDTVEKAQTEYNGESSVARAKLAFFDMGSLQLELIEPDEHPSTWREHLDKHGEGPHHIAFVVEGMKEKVASMEKLGMPLVQKGEYTGGRYAYMDSFKQLKIMLELLENDKK; via the coding sequence ATGGGCGAAAATGTTCTTGGAACTGGAGTAATTACGCAAATTGGACTATTGGTTAACGATATTGATGAGGTTTCGCAAGCATATGCTGATTTTTTTGGTGTGGAGAAGCCCAAATGGTTTTGGACGGATACGGTTGAGAAAGCACAAACCGAATATAACGGAGAATCATCAGTAGCGCGTGCGAAGCTTGCTTTTTTTGATATGGGCTCGCTGCAGCTTGAGCTGATTGAGCCAGATGAGCATCCTAGCACTTGGAGAGAGCATCTGGATAAGCATGGGGAAGGGCCGCATCATATTGCCTTTGTTGTAGAGGGTATGAAGGAAAAGGTTGCGTCTATGGAGAAGCTTGGGATGCCGCTCGTACAGAAGGGTGAGTATACAGGCGGACGTTACGCTTATATGGATTCGTTCAAGCAGCTGAAGATTATGCTGGAGCTGCTGGAGAACGATAAGAAATAG
- a CDS encoding MarR family transcriptional regulator translates to MQFKQSVGYIISNTGRRLNQRLHQLFLEHDVTPEQWTLLMCLEDHNGITHKDLALRTDKDPANITRLVDQLERKALVRRVANPNDRRSQLLYLTDTGKLNAQLLAPIEADFVAQVLSDISEQEIEAFRSFMAKINKNSEQY, encoded by the coding sequence ATGCAATTCAAGCAATCTGTTGGCTATATCATCAGCAACACAGGAAGGCGGTTAAATCAGCGGCTTCACCAGCTATTTCTAGAGCATGATGTCACTCCCGAGCAATGGACGCTGCTTATGTGTCTGGAGGACCATAACGGTATTACCCATAAGGATTTGGCACTGCGCACGGATAAAGACCCTGCCAATATAACACGATTGGTCGATCAGCTAGAGCGCAAAGCACTTGTCCGCCGCGTCGCGAATCCGAACGATCGACGCTCACAGCTGCTGTATCTAACCGATACTGGAAAATTAAATGCTCAACTATTAGCTCCTATTGAGGCTGATTTTGTAGCACAAGTCCTATCGGATATTTCCGAGCAGGAGATAGAAGCTTTTAGAAGCTTTATGGCTAAAATAAACAAAAATTCAGAGCAGTATTAG
- a CDS encoding helix-turn-helix domain-containing protein, translating into MLKKADGFNSEKIIVLPHYQLNEIVDHPIISQLYITDIGYYPRATNHFRERPDGCDSYIFIYCASGQGWIEIDKQERFSVMEQSFAFIPADTPHAYGADENNPWSIYWFHLKGSQVAELMESYGPYDGPLQLALSDAEKILELFHQCYDLLSSKAYSAAHQIHISHTMRYMLSFIGLIPRRKQEEKTLAYIEQAILYMQERLEMNLTLESLVAYTNISKQHLNHLFKQATGSAPIDYYLRLKMQRACQLLDLTDKSIKEISLSVGLSDPYYFSRLFKKIIGASPSEYRSKLKG; encoded by the coding sequence ATGTTAAAAAAAGCAGATGGCTTTAATTCAGAAAAAATTATCGTGCTTCCGCACTATCAACTAAATGAAATCGTCGATCATCCGATCATTAGTCAGCTGTATATCACTGATATTGGCTATTATCCACGAGCCACTAATCACTTTCGGGAACGGCCGGATGGCTGTGATTCCTATATATTCATTTATTGTGCAAGCGGACAAGGCTGGATCGAAATCGATAAGCAAGAGCGCTTTTCCGTAATGGAGCAATCGTTCGCCTTCATTCCAGCCGATACTCCCCATGCTTATGGGGCTGACGAGAACAATCCATGGAGCATTTACTGGTTTCATCTAAAGGGCTCACAGGTAGCTGAGCTTATGGAAAGCTATGGCCCTTATGACGGTCCTCTCCAGCTTGCCTTATCCGATGCTGAGAAAATACTGGAATTATTTCATCAATGCTACGACCTGCTGTCATCAAAAGCTTATTCCGCCGCTCATCAAATTCATATCTCGCATACGATGCGCTATATGCTTAGCTTCATTGGGCTTATCCCAAGAAGAAAGCAAGAGGAGAAGACGCTTGCTTATATTGAACAAGCCATTCTCTACATGCAGGAGCGGCTGGAGATGAATCTAACTCTCGAGAGTCTAGTTGCCTATACGAATATCTCAAAGCAGCATCTCAATCATTTGTTCAAGCAAGCGACTGGCAGTGCTCCTATTGACTACTACTTACGCTTGAAAATGCAAAGAGCCTGCCAACTGCTCGATCTGACGGACAAGAGCATTAAGGAGATCAGCCTATCTGTCGGCCTCAGCGATCCTTATTATTTCTCCCGTCTGTTCAAAAAGATCATTGGAGCCTCTCCCTCCGAATATCGAAGCAAGCTGAAGGGTTAG